The Gemmatimonadota bacterium region CGGGGCACGACGCGATCATCGCGGGGGCCCGCGCCCCTACATCGACGCGCGATTCGCCGTTCGCCCCGCGCGGTTAAATTCGACCGTCGCTTTCCCCCTTGGAGTCGCCCATGTCCGTCCGCATCGCCTCGCTCTCGCTGACCGCCCTGCTCGGCGCCGCCTGCCTCGGCGCCCAGACGCCGTCGATCAAGTCGCCCACGCCCGCCAACACCACCGGGGTGCTCCGCGCCGAGCGGGTGGCGACCGGGCTCGAAAACCCGTGGGGCCTCGCCTTCCTGCCGGATGGCCAGATGATCGTGACCGAACGGGCCGGCCGGCTGCGCTACGTCGCCAAGGACGGCACCCTCTCGGCGCCGGTCACCGGCACGCCGACGGTCCTCTTTCAGGGCCAGGGCGGCCTCCTCGATGTCGCCGTCGACCCGAAGTTCGCCCAGAACAAGACCATCTACCTGAGCTTCTCGGAGCCGGGCGAGGGTGGGACGGCCGGAACGGCGGTCGCGCGCGGCCGCCTGAATGGCGGGGCGCTCACCGAGGTCGAGGTCATCTACCGCCAGAGCCCCAAGGTCCGGAGCGGGAACCACTACGGCTCGCGGATCGCCTTCGGCAAGGACGGCACCCTCTTCGTGACCGCCGGTGACCGCTTCAATCAGCGGCCGCTGGTGCAGGACCTCTCGACCGGCATCGGCAAGATCGTGCGGATCAATCCCGACGGCACCATCCCGAAGGACAATCCGTTCGTCGGGAAGGCCGGGACCAACGAGGCGATCTGGAGCTACGGTCACCGCAACCTGCAGGGCGCCGTCGTCGACGCGTCGGGGAAGCTCTGGACCCTTGAGCATGGCGCCAGGGGTGGCGATGAACTGAACCACCCCGAGGCCGGGAAGAACTACGGCTGGCCGGTCATCACCTACGGCGTCGACTACAGCGGCGTGAAGATCGGTGAGGGGACGGAGAAGGCCGGCATGGAGCAGCCCGTCTACTACTGGGACCCCGTCATCGCACCGTCGGCGATCATCATCTACACCGGCGACAAGATCCCGGGGTGGAAGGGCAACTTCGTCATCGGCGGCATGGGCGCGGTGAACGGACTCGTGCGGCTCGTGATGCAGAACGGCGTCGTCGTGAAGGAAGAGCGTCACCTCGGTGAGCTCGGCCTCCGCATCCGCGACGTGCAGCAGGGTCCCGACGGCTTCGTGTACATCACCACCGAGAAGACCAGCAAGGACGAACAGGGGCAGATCTTCCGCGTCCGCCCCGCGACCCGATAATCTGATCATCCTCTTGCAGTTGGAGTTGTCCTGATGGCCGCACTCTCGCCGTACCGTACGCTGCCCGCGCCCAAGCGCGTCGAACTGGTGCTCCACGACCTGAGCACCACCAAGGACTCGCGCGCGCTCTACATCCAGCGCATGGTCGCGCGTGGCGGCGGTTTCCGCCCGGTGACGCTGCGCGCCTGGTCGCTCGAGAAGCTCGCGAAGGAGATCGTCCGCCTCAATCTCGAGTCGTTCCAGGACGAGCTCGGCATGCTGCAGACGCTCTACGTCGAAAAGGAGCCCGAGCTGCAGATCGCCTTCCTCGATGCCGCCGGCGTCGCCCACAAGGCAGGCCACATCGCCGACGACATGCCGACGCCGTTCGCCTCCGCCGAGAACGTCAAGAAGGCCGCGGAGCAGCTGCTCGCGAGCCACGGCGACGACGGCAAGCGGTATCTCCGGACGATCGCGATCTACAATGGTGAGGCGTGGCCGGGATTGGGATCTCTCCTTGGAGAGACCTGATAGAGGATGATCGATGATCGATCATCGATGATCGATACTCAGAAGCGTGGCGAAGCGGATTGATTCCCGCCGAGCCACGCTTCGTCGCTATCGATCATCGACCATCGATCATCGATCATCGGCTGTCTACTTGATCGACTGCATCTCAATCACAAACCTGTACTTCACATCGCTCTTCAACATCCGCTCATACGCGGTGTTGATCTCCTGCATCGGGATCAGCTCGATGTCGGCGACGATGTTGTGCTCGCCGCAGAAGTCGAGCATCTCCTGCGTCTCCTTGATGC contains the following coding sequences:
- a CDS encoding PQQ-dependent sugar dehydrogenase, coding for MSVRIASLSLTALLGAACLGAQTPSIKSPTPANTTGVLRAERVATGLENPWGLAFLPDGQMIVTERAGRLRYVAKDGTLSAPVTGTPTVLFQGQGGLLDVAVDPKFAQNKTIYLSFSEPGEGGTAGTAVARGRLNGGALTEVEVIYRQSPKVRSGNHYGSRIAFGKDGTLFVTAGDRFNQRPLVQDLSTGIGKIVRINPDGTIPKDNPFVGKAGTNEAIWSYGHRNLQGAVVDASGKLWTLEHGARGGDELNHPEAGKNYGWPVITYGVDYSGVKIGEGTEKAGMEQPVYYWDPVIAPSAIIIYTGDKIPGWKGNFVIGGMGAVNGLVRLVMQNGVVVKEERHLGELGLRIRDVQQGPDGFVYITTEKTSKDEQGQIFRVRPATR